AGATTGCTTGGTATTGATAATGTGGTAATTCTTAGGGCAATCACAGAATGTTTTGAGATTCTAAGGAAAAAAACCCTGGGCAGTACTGCCATTAAACTAAGAAAATATTGACAAGGTTAATTTCAATCTCTCCCCAAAAGATTACACTTGACGTCATTACCGACTGTTAATAATTGTTTTTATGGTTTTTCCCTCAACCGGCTAGCTTCTCAACAAAAATAGAGTAGAATTTATTCCCCTATGTTTCCGGTGTTTCTTAAAAACAGTGACAACCCCTAGGGCTATTTTACTTGCCTAAGCGTTAAACCATAATAAAAACCTAATATTATAATGAAATAATAATAGCAATATTGGCGTAAAAACCTTTAAATTTTGTCTCTACTATCCAGATAGGGCAATTAGTTTTTTCACCTCAGTAATCTCTTTTGCCAGAGTTTTTTCCTTCTCTTTCAACACATCCAAATTGGCTTGAATCACCACCTGCTTTCTCTCCACCTCTTTCAGGTATTCTTCATAAACCTCTCCTATAACTTCTAAGGAGTTATCCAGTCTGCTCGCTTCATATTCTAGGGCAATGTTCATGTCTTGAATAATCTTCTCCACCAGGTTTTTACTCAGAGATTGATAGTAACTGCTCACTTCTTTTCGCAACTTTTCTGCCGCCTCCTCCAACTTTAAATTATTGTCCTGATTGTAGGAATTTACAAGGAAAAATATGATAGCAAAAACTGCTAAACCTAACAAAATGGGAAAGCGTTTAAGCACAGAAGAAATTTGGGCAAACATCTCGTTTTTGCCCACTCTTAGACCCAAGATAGCAAATAGTAAGGTGGCCATCATCATAATCTGCATCAAATTTGAGCGAATGGATTTCATGACAAAAGCCGGCAAGGAATCTTGTTTGTGACGCACTTCACTCTCGATAGTCATAAAAGACACCAAAAAATTGCCTTTAATGTCTAAATCTGCCGGTTGGTTGAAAGGACAATCCGGAAACAAGTCAGGAATAAAATTTATATAATCATAACAGCGATTTAACAGCCCAATCAACCCCCCATTACCGTAGAAATGTAACACTTTTTTCCACTCATTTAAAGCCCAGTTTTCTAGGTTGTCAACAATAAACTTTATAATAATCTCATTCACGTCGCTGGCAACGTCATTGGAGTCAATGGCTAATTTAACGTGAGGCTGGCCTTCCTTTTTAAAGACAACTGGCTTCAAATTATCCACAAAATTCTGGATTTTACCCACAATGCTTTTTTTGCTAAAACTGTCCAGTACAGCAGCCTTTGCCTGGCTTAAATCCGACTTAACCTGCTTGAAAAATTTTTCCTTATCCTCCTTAACTTCCGCCATGGCATTTCTGATTAATTCTTTCCAGTTTTTCCCCGCCAGGCTTTGTTTTTCATTCTGAAGATTGACAATTTTTTGTCTTAAATCCTCGTATTCCTCCTGTAAAATCTTCTCTAGAGGTAAAATCAAAGAAGCCAATTCAACACTCAGCCGTTTGGCCAGAAGATTCTCCGGTTGTCGTTTAAAAATACTGCTAAAAGCCTTGATAAATTTGTCATATCTCCTCTGCATCGACTTGGAGACAGAGGCTGAGGAAAAATCCTCTTGACAGTAGAAACTCAAGGCAAGGGGGTAAAATTCGATTTTGTATGGCAGATTAAGAGACTCTAACCATGTCTCCCACTGGCTAATGGTGGCTTCTAATTGTTTTTCCTCTTGGTTAATATTCAAATCCAGCAGCAGGAAGTGTTTAGAAATTTTTTCGTCGTTAATAGTCTTGAGAAATGATACTATTTTCTCCGATTGATAGTCTTTGTAATCGGCAGCCATTAACAAAATGTCACAGTCAATTACATCATAATAGGGATGACTTTCGTTTGTGGCAGGAGTGACAATCTCCTCTTGAAAATACCAACAGGCAATTCCCTCTTTGTAAGAAGGATAAGCCAGGGTAATTATGTCCTTATCTTCTAGGATAACGCTACCACTTATTCTTTCCCCATTGACAAACACCCCATTGCGACTGTTTAAATCCTCAACAAGCCACTTTTTCTTCCCGTCGTCAACTGTCATCCTAACTGCCGCATGTTGCCAAGAAACCCCCTTGTAAACACCCCCATCTAGAAACAAATTCAGTTGTGGGTTTCTCCCCATCACATAAACATTATCTTCCCTGAGGCTATATTCCCGGTCGACTATTATATTGTCTTGGAGAATTTTAACCAACTTCAATTTGACAACAGACTGGTTTTTAGCTTCACTGGCTACGGGAATTTCTGGGAATAAGTCATACTTTATGTTACAGGATTGCTTAAATTCCGGTATTTGTGTGAGTAAATCAAATCCGGCTTGACTTAGTTTTTCCTCCCGGGCTACTATTTGTACTGTCAATTTTTTAGACTGGAGGAGAGTTTCTATTCTGTTGATTTTAACAAGAATATCCCCCAACTCGGGATACTCAGATAGTTGACGATGGAAAAGAGTCTTGACAGTATCAATAGTTTGTTGTAACTTGTCTGCTTTTGGAGGCATTTTGACTAACTATCTATTGCCGAAGTATCAGTTTTTTGACTGATTTGAATTTAAAAATTGTCGAATGGTGGTGACGGGTATTCCCCAACTCAACTGGCTAAAGTTTTTTATTTCCTTCTCATCCACCTGTTTGCCATCCGCATAAACATAAGGATTACCCAGCGGAGGGAATTTGCCCAAGCCATTGATACCAATTAATTCCCCCTTGTTGTTTAGTATAGCACCGCCACTCATACCAGTGTGGATTAAATTGGTATATCCCAACTGATAGCCTCCCATTAGGGGCTTGTCTAAGATTTTAGCCAATTTCCCTTTGGTGTAACTAATTTGGATTGACTGTTTTAAATTTTGTTGAAAAGGAAAGCCACTGGCAAACACGAAATCATTTTCCCTTGGAGGATTTTCACTAAACTTGATGGTGGGGTATTTGTCTTGGGAAGCAAATTTCAGCAAGGCTAAGTCGTAGTAATTTTTACCCGAGGAATTAGTTGTTTTTTTTACAATTTCCGCGCTATAAACCTTCCCGTCATACACGGCAATTTTATAAGGATAATTCTCCCCTTCCACTACATGACGGTTAGTGATAACATAATGGTTACCCTCCTGACGATAAATTATAACCCCTGAACCTCCACTGTCCCCTCCCAAGGATGAGAAAATCCTCACGGTGGTTTTTTCCGCAATGTATCTTATCTCCCCCTCGGATAAAACAACATCTGGAGGGCGTTTTTTTTGAATTTCCTTGGTGAGAAAACGGTTGAACAAAAATCTATTAAAGGAGAATAATGCTACGGACAAAAGCATTATTAGCCATAAGGTGCTTTTCTGGGAGGAAAACATAGAACAACTAGACTGATACATTTTAGAAACTGATGTACGATAGGTTGGAAAAAGAGTAAAAACCAACCGGATGCCGTCGTTAATTAGAATAGCAAGTAGAATCGTTTTGGGAAGGCTATGTGTTGCTCATAGGTATAGAAAAATAAACAAAAGTAAAAAACTGTTGAACCGGGAGAAACAAATAACTAGAATGAGGAGAAAGAAAAGTTGAGGGGGACTGTATGTGGAAAAAAGTTAATTTGTATGTGGCGGCATTATCGTTGTTGTTAACACTAAATAACTCCCCATCAAAGGCACAGGAAATAATAACAGACGGCACTACGGCAACCATTGTAACAAGAAACGGCCAGAGAATTGTCATAGACGGGAATACCCTTTCAAGAGACGGAAAAAATCTATTTCATAGCTTTAGAGAATTCGGCTTGACGCCACAGGAAATTGCAACATTTTTGACAAATTCCTACATCCAAAATATCCTAACCAGGGTGACAGGAGGAAACCCCTCTTACATCAACGGCTTGATAGAAGTGGTAGGGGGAAACAGCAACCTGTTTATAATGAATCCGGCAGGAATTGTATTCGGTAAAAATGCTAGGGTAAATGTACCAGCAGACTTTGTCGCCACCACCGCCACGGGGATAAGCTTCGAAAATGGCATCTTCAACGCCGTGGGTAACAATGACTATCAAAATCTTGTAGGTAACCCCACTAGTTTTATTTTCAACACCAATCAGCCAGGAAGTATCATAAATGCGGGGCACTTGCAAGCAGGAGAGGGGAGAAAAATTACACTAGTAGGTGGGAATGTTATAAACACGGGCACCATAGAGACGGCAGGCGGGAAAATCCACATAGAGGCGGTAGAAGGGACATCAAGGATAAAAATAACCCCCGAGGGCAGTTTATTGAGCCTAGAATTGGAAATACCCCGAGATGCTCAAGGAAATTTACTGGAGTTCACCCCTCAAGATTTGCCCACCCTGTTGACAGGGGCCAATGGGGCGGGGGTAGAAACACCGAAAGTTACAGCAAGCAACAACCAGGTGGAAGTGGAAAACACCAGCATACCCTCAGGGGGAGTAGCAATAGTATCCGGTAGGCTAACCGCCTCGTCTTCCAACAAGGGAGGGGAAATAACAGTAACGGGAAGCAAGGTGGGGGTGATAAAAGCCGAGATAACCGCCAATGGAGAAACGGGGGGAGGCGAAGTTTTAATTGGCGGAGACTATAAGGGGAAAGGCAGCATCACCAATTCCCAGGTGACAGTAGTAGGCAAAGACAGTAAGATTGAGGCCAATGCCTTAACAAGAGGAGACGGCGGCAGGGTTATAGTATGGAGTGATGGCAATACGGCATTTCGGGGAGAAATAGCGGCAAAAGGAGGTAGTGAGGGAGGCAATGGCGGCTTTGTAGAAGTTTCAGGCAAGGAGAATCTTAACTTCCAAGGCAGGGTAGACACCAGCGCCCCCAGAGGCAATTCTGGTACTCTGTTACTAGACCCAGAAAATGTCCTTATTGTAGACCAAACCTCTGCAGGAGATGATTTTCAACTCTCCGATGGACAAGTTCTAGCAGGAGATGGTGCTGGCAGGGATTATACTATTTCCAGAGACATTTTAGAAGGGCTTTCCTATCTGAGCAATATTGTAATCGAGGCCAATAACAATATCGTAATCGAAGATTTGCAAGATAACCTTTTATCCCTCCAGTTTCCTACCTCCCCCTTCCCCTCATTAACCTCTATCACTTTTAGGGCAGATGCCAACAATGACGGCAGTGGGGATTTCCTAATGGCTACGGACGATGTTATCAGAGCCCCAGGGCGGAATGTAAACATTTTCGGCAATAATATAATCGTGGGGACAATAGACACAGTGCCACCATCAGGGTTTAGTAGTGTTAATGGCGGCAATATCAACATCAATGCCAGGAGAGATGTAAAAATCGG
This is a stretch of genomic DNA from Geminocystis sp. M7585_C2015_104. It encodes these proteins:
- a CDS encoding trypsin-like peptidase domain-containing protein, whose amino-acid sequence is MLLSVALFSFNRFLFNRFLTKEIQKKRPPDVVLSEGEIRYIAEKTTVRIFSSLGGDSGGSGVIIYRQEGNHYVITNRHVVEGENYPYKIAVYDGKVYSAEIVKKTTNSSGKNYYDLALLKFASQDKYPTIKFSENPPRENDFVFASGFPFQQNLKQSIQISYTKGKLAKILDKPLMGGYQLGYTNLIHTGMSGGAILNNKGELIGINGLGKFPPLGNPYVYADGKQVDEKEIKNFSQLSWGIPVTTIRQFLNSNQSKN
- a CDS encoding FHA domain-containing protein; this translates as MPPKADKLQQTIDTVKTLFHRQLSEYPELGDILVKINRIETLLQSKKLTVQIVAREEKLSQAGFDLLTQIPEFKQSCNIKYDLFPEIPVASEAKNQSVVKLKLVKILQDNIIVDREYSLREDNVYVMGRNPQLNLFLDGGVYKGVSWQHAAVRMTVDDGKKKWLVEDLNSRNGVFVNGERISGSVILEDKDIITLAYPSYKEGIACWYFQEEIVTPATNESHPYYDVIDCDILLMAADYKDYQSEKIVSFLKTINDEKISKHFLLLDLNINQEEKQLEATISQWETWLESLNLPYKIEFYPLALSFYCQEDFSSASVSKSMQRRYDKFIKAFSSIFKRQPENLLAKRLSVELASLILPLEKILQEEYEDLRQKIVNLQNEKQSLAGKNWKELIRNAMAEVKEDKEKFFKQVKSDLSQAKAAVLDSFSKKSIVGKIQNFVDNLKPVVFKKEGQPHVKLAIDSNDVASDVNEIIIKFIVDNLENWALNEWKKVLHFYGNGGLIGLLNRCYDYINFIPDLFPDCPFNQPADLDIKGNFLVSFMTIESEVRHKQDSLPAFVMKSIRSNLMQIMMMATLLFAILGLRVGKNEMFAQISSVLKRFPILLGLAVFAIIFFLVNSYNQDNNLKLEEAAEKLRKEVSSYYQSLSKNLVEKIIQDMNIALEYEASRLDNSLEVIGEVYEEYLKEVERKQVVIQANLDVLKEKEKTLAKEITEVKKLIALSG
- a CDS encoding filamentous hemagglutinin N-terminal domain-containing protein, with amino-acid sequence MWKKVNLYVAALSLLLTLNNSPSKAQEIITDGTTATIVTRNGQRIVIDGNTLSRDGKNLFHSFREFGLTPQEIATFLTNSYIQNILTRVTGGNPSYINGLIEVVGGNSNLFIMNPAGIVFGKNARVNVPADFVATTATGISFENGIFNAVGNNDYQNLVGNPTSFIFNTNQPGSIINAGHLQAGEGRKITLVGGNVINTGTIETAGGKIHIEAVEGTSRIKITPEGSLLSLELEIPRDAQGNLLEFTPQDLPTLLTGANGAGVETPKVTASNNQVEVENTSIPSGGVAIVSGRLTASSSNKGGEITVTGSKVGVIKAEITANGETGGGEVLIGGDYKGKGSITNSQVTVVGKDSKIEANALTRGDGGRVIVWSDGNTAFRGEIAAKGGSEGGNGGFVEVSGKENLNFQGRVDTSAPRGNSGTLLLDPENVLIVDQTSAGDDFQLSDGQVLAGDGAGRDYTISRDILEGLSYLSNIVIEANNNIVIEDLQDNLLSLQFPTSPFPSLTSITFRADANNDGSGDFLMATDDVIRAPGRNVNIFGNNIIVGTIDTVPPSGFSSVNGGNININARRDVKIGDRITGGRLVTFIPPESSGNAGNVSVTSQNGSITIMGDIIATFTPNGQAGSIILEATNGDINLPSFFFLESGLGDTDTSGLIILRARNINPNFDLPSTAVFLARGGISINTENLNVALENRLNSPLEITGSNILNLNQTIGNVGSVNLSLSSPGSISIGADIAADSLTVNAATTNLRGNINTNGNQDYNTNLLLTGDVQLTGGNINFNGSIDSAATPHSLT